Proteins encoded within one genomic window of Thunnus maccoyii chromosome 22, fThuMac1.1, whole genome shotgun sequence:
- the pelp1 gene encoding proline-, glutamic acid- and leucine-rich protein 1: MATSAWLHGPSAMRLTECLVSVLKEQRPEYLPALLANYREHGVFPTQGASAVGGLVGFSNAKLGSSKTKFEGLCLLSLLVKDSSSDLFQQHCLSWLRSLQQVIQSQAPVQTIQLAVNILKDLLQYSSQLAELAREVGLNSVLGILTSLLGLKTECELAAMEGMTACMTYYPRACGSLRDKLGAYFLSKMDSTNKKTQEVACQCYARLPCLGGLLDRGVGAGRAEGWTSQIHCLLASANGLLSQIYQGSETDGTVQYEGPGVELAFPHLDQSDPLLLLQLQHRYTAVCLALKHTLRVDPASAVRLPVRPILNLVCRALAVSSKSINLTGDGSVRLLVLPIIHTNTLEVLSALITAVRSGMVQYAAVLQRLFSQTLSAWTPLPEASLGQQRAYSSVRVSVYRTLELWVQVAGASASILQGSPGHSELLFSHLIGDITPGAESVKLRAGLSADVVPGGKPGPRRTKPLVMADSVGPSLQRKGDLLANQDTCISALRALRHIILTSGTLLKDDIHKRLHDVVLPLCVRLQQQQSSSSTACESAGGVSGQYGSALTRRELYRLLLALVLVPSPFWPPPLTCAVSILSNCRTDRNLKVSSFCSEALTICNALLHPRTPSIALPLPPLALKPTPTAPVLSSSQGPTPGLTLPTLLGGPAPGPPFPTRHSLGLGSTSLLGSLENHLSLVPGLPGQGHGPGDMILSPHTHHQPDLAGLGPPEGQRPVFVRYDKEEAEDVEISLDSDSDDSVVIVPPGMLNMENQQDETAAAAAANSQNLSSTAPGGATVTLPGGESVTMVPTTAATTTIDGVSLPNDLATSSPLLTTSTTPINSFPPSGASVVSLVPPLNSSTLTAPPGSLGDSLPGRPQLQQMLMQPSSQGQPGPMGIPLQMHQLQNQLSQQGRHVHQHPPPPASNEDSTVININSTDDEEEEEEDMEDDEELEEDEEDEEGMDEEDEVSDFAEEEFYDGEEYDDYDEEEGEELEDEEEEEDGDIPPLEGAEDKSGEAGIEEGKVLRATVDEGGMAGFSVEGEAEGGIEEIQTNRAMFGEDRMKVQEVESIGVLEETREGEGEEDESERMDDPTMPQILCVTGGALEEREETEREGGGAAAAAAAGGGGGGGGALQEETSSWEQGANEVELTAASEERATNPNQQEPGDEPTQEASVNDNQPSSHQEEQLAAIQEGDSASSADPETSTGLNTEEQVETDAEKRDKTEAEQQETQGGVGDSDGEEGKGVKRKREEVHREDEAGQTPEKKKLDDEAMASMLADFVACPPDDEDGASGSNRS; this comes from the exons ATGGCTACATCGGCTTGGCTGCATGGCCCATCTGCGATGCGACTAACAGAATGTTTGGTGTCGGTTCTGAAAGAGCAGCGTCCGGAGTATTTACCTGCTCTGTTGGCCAACTATAGAGAACATGGCGTGTTCCCGACACAG GGCGCGAGCGCCGTTGGGGGTCTCGTGGGTTTCAGCAATGCCAAACTGGGCTCGAGCAAGACCAA GTTTGAGGGACTCTGCCTGCTCTCCCTTCTTGTTAAGGACAGCTCCAGTGATCTGTTCCAGCAACACTGCCTTTCCTGGCTGCGCTCCCTGCAGCAGGTCATACAG TCTCAGGCTCCGGTTCAGACCATCCAGCTGGCTGTGAACATTCTGAAGGATTTGCTGCAGTACTCGTCCCAGCTAGCAGAGCTGGCCAGAGAGGTTGGCCTCAACTCCGTCCTGGGTATCCTCACATCTCTACTGGGCCTCAAGACAGAG tgtgagcTGGCAGCCATGGAGGGAATGACGGCCTGTATGACCTACTACCCCAGAGCCTGTGGATCTCTCAGG gACAAACTGGGAGCCTATTTCCTCTCCAAAATGGACAGTACtaacaagaaaacacaagag GTGGCCTGTCAGTGTTATGCCCGCCTCCCCTGTCTGGGGGGGCTATTGGACAGAGGGGTGGGTGCTGGTAGAGCTGAGGGATGGACCAGTCAGATTCACTGCCTCCTGGCCTCAGCCAATGGCCTGCTGTCTCAGATCTACCAGGGTTCAGAAACAG ATGGAACGGTGCAATATGAAGGTCCAGGGGTGGAGCTGGCCTTTCCTCATCTCGACCAATCAGATCCCCTTCTGCTCCTGCAGCTCCAGCACAGATACACAGCTGTCTGCCTggctctcaaacacacactcag GGTGGATCCAGCCTCAGCTGTGCGTCTGCCTGTCAGACCCATACTCAACCTCGTGTGTCGGGCCCTCGCTGTCAGCTCCAAGAGCATA aatTTAACAGGAGATGGAAGTGTGAGGTTACTGGTCCTGCCCAtcatacacaccaacacactggAGGTCCTATCAGCTCTTATCACAGC TGTACGTAGCGGCATGGTTCAGTATGCAGCTGTACTACAAAGGCTGTTTTCCCAAACTCTGTCTGCCTGGACACCTCTACCTGAAGCCAGCCTGGGACAGCAGAGAGCCTACAG CTCTGTGCGGGTGTCAGTGTACAGAACCTTAGAGCTCTGGGTCCAGGTGGCTGGAGCTTCTGCTAGCATTCTTCAGGGAAGCCCCGGTCACTCAGAACTCCTTTTTAGCCACCTGATCGGTGACATCACACCAGGGGCAGAGTCTGTCAAG CTCCGGGCGGGTCTGTCAGCTGATGTGGTTCCTGGAGGGAAACCAGGCCCTCGGAGGACAAAACCATTGGTCATGGCAGATTCAGTGGGGCCGTCACTCCAGAGGAAAGGAGACCTGTTGGCCAATCAGGATACTTGCATTTCAGCCCTGAGGG cattaAGACACATCATACTGACGAGTGGTACACTGCTAAAGGATGATATACACAAG CGTCTCCATGACGTGGTGCTGCCGCTGTGTGtgcgtctgcagcagcagcagtccagcagcagcactgcCTGTGAATCTGCAGGCGGCGTCAGCGGGCAGTATGGTAGTGCCCTCACCCGACGAGAACTATACAG GTTATTGCTGGCTCTGGTCCTGGTCCCATCACCCTTTTGGCCCCCACCTCTGACCTGCGCTGTGTCCATCCTCAGCAACTGTCGCACCGACCGAAACCTCAAG GTGTCTTCATTTTGTTCTGAGGCTCTGACCATCTGCAATGCCCTCCTCCACCCTCGCACTCCCTCCATCGCACTCCCCTTACCACCCCTCGCCCTGAAACCCACCCCAACCGCTCccgtcctctcctcctcccaggGACCAACCCCTGGACTCACCTTGCCAACCCTCCTAGGAGGCCCAGCCCCTGGTCCTCCCTTCCCCACTCGTCACTCCCTCGGCCTGGGCTCCACCTCCCTGCTGGGCTCTCTGGAGAACCACCTCTCCCTTGTTCCGGGGTTGCCGGGCCAGGGCCATGGGCCAGGCGACATGATCctgtctccacacacacaccaccagcCAGACCTCGCTGGGCTGGGCCCTCCAGAGGGGCAGAGACCCGTGTTTGTCCGCTACGACAAAGAGGAAGCGGAGGACGTGGAGATCTCTCTGGACAGCGACTCAGACGACAGCGTGGTCATCGTTCCTCCGGGGATGCTCAACATGGAGAACCAGCAGGATgagacggcagcagcagcagcagcaaactcCCAGAACCTGTCCTCCACTGCACCAGGGGGTGCTACTGTCACACTACCAGGAGGTGAATCTGTCACCATGGTCCCCAccacagcagcaacaaccaCAATAGACGGAGTCTCCCTCCCCAATGACCTCGccacctcctcccccctcctcaccacctccaccaccccTATTaactccttccctccttccgGCGCCTCAGTGGTCTCCCTTGTTCCACCTTTGAACTCCAGCACACTCACAGCTCCACCTGGCAGTTTGGGGGACTCATTGCCTGGCAGACCCCAGCTCCAGCAGATGCTGATGCAGCCCTCCTCACAAGGCCAGCCAGGCCCCATGGGTATCCCCCTCCAAATGCACCAGCTGCAGAACCAGCTGAGCCAGCAGGGAAGGCACGTCCACCAGCACCCACCACCACCCGCCAGCAACGAAGACTCCACCGTCATCAACATCAACAGCACcgatgatgaggaggaagaggaggaggacatggAGGATGACGAAGAGctggaggaagatgaggaagacGAGGAAGGGATGGACGAGGAGGACGAGGTGAGCGATTTCGCAGAGGAAGAGTTCTATGACGGGGAGGAGTATGACGATTATGAcgaagaagagggagaagaacttgaggatgaggaggaggaggaggatggggacATACCTCCTCTGGAGGGAGCGGAGGACAAGTCAGGAGAAGCGGGCATAGAGGAGGGGAAGGTGCTCCGAGCAACGGTGGATGAAGGAGGGATGGCTGGATTCAGCGTGGAGGGAGAGGCGGAAGGAGGGATCGAGGAGATCCAGACCAACAGAGCGATGTTCggagaggacaggatgaaggtCCAGGAGGTGGAGAGCATCGGAGTCCTGGAGGAGACgagggaaggggagggagaggaggacgaGAGCGAGAGGATGGACGACCCCACCATGCCCCAGATCCTGTGCGTCACCGGAGGAGCgctggaggagagggaggagacggagagggagggagggggagcagcagcagcagcagcagcaggaggaggaggaggaggaggaggagcactgCAGGAGGAGACTAGCTCGTGGGAGCAAGGAGCCAATGAAGTGGAGCTGACTGCCGCCTCAGAAGAACGCGCAACTAATCCGAATCAGCAG GAGCCAGGGGATGAACCTACACAGGAAGCCAGTGTGAACGATAACCAGCCATCCAGTCATCAAGAGGAACAGCTGGCAGCTATTCAAGAGGGGGACTCGGCGTCGTCCGCAGATCCCGAAACCTCTACAGGCCTGAATACAGAAGAGCAAGTGGAGACGGATGctgagaaaagagacaaaacggAAGCAGAACAGCAGGAGACACAGGGAGGAGTGGGAGACAGTGACGGAGAAGAGGGAAAAGgagtgaaaagaaagagagaggaggtgcaCAGGGAAGACGAGGCGGGACAAACCCCTGAgaagaaaaag CTGGATGATGAAGCCATGGCCTCCATGTTGGCTGATTTTGTCGCCTGTCCGCCTGACGATGAAGACGGTGCTTCTGGATCCAACCGCTCATAA
- the med11 gene encoding mediator of RNA polymerase II transcription subunit 11, whose protein sequence is MANERLRALEEVEKEIAMTLQCAGNIVLELSKDKHNASALDRQLVQFQSSVNRVESELSSQIRYLTQVATGQPHEGSTYSARKDCQMALNRAEYAKVKLGELGRTCEVMLEQQQQQQQQQQQQQQQQQQQQQQQQT, encoded by the exons ATGGCCAATGAGCGGCTCCGAGCTCttgaggaggtggagaaggagaTAGCGATGACCCTGCAGTGTGCCG GTAATATTGTTCTGGAACTTtccaaagacaaacacaatgcCAGCGCCCTGGACAGACAGCTGGTCCAGTTCCAGAGTTCCGTCAACAGAGTGGAGAGTGAACTGAGCTCCCAGATCCGCTACCTCACACAG GTGGCTACTGGTCAACCTCATGAAGGCTCAACTTACTCAGCGAGGAAGGACTGTCAGATGGCACTGAACAGAGCAGAGTATGCCAAGGTCAAACTGGGTGAACTGGGGCGGACCTGTGAAGTCatgctggagcagcagcagcagcagcagcagcaacaacagcagcagcagcagcagcagcagcagcaacagcagcagcagcagacataA
- the LOC121888930 gene encoding arrestin red cell-like: MGDKTGTRVFKKSSPNCKLTVYLGKRDFVDHSDHVDPVVGVLLVDPEYLKDRKVFMSLTCAFRYGREDLDVLGLSFRKDLYISTFQAFPPLQENKKPLSRLQERLLKKLGQHAYPFNFTIPQNLPCSVTLQPGPEDTGKACGVDYELQAFCAKTVEEKIHQRNSVHLVIRKVQYAPEKPGPQPIVETSRSFLMSDRSLHLEVSLDKELYYHGEPISVNVHVTNNSTKTVKRVKISVRQYADICLFSTAQYKCAVAQVEADDQVSPSSTLCQVYTLTPMLGTNREKRGLALDGKLKHEDTNLASSTIVKEGCNKEMMGIMVSYRVKVKLVVSLGGDVAVELPFVLMHPKPTEQPSSQQQSVAPKADAPVDTNLIEFEMNSTSPGDDLVFEDFARLRLTGMKDEDDPFC, from the exons ATGGGGGACAAAACTGGGACCAG AGTTTTTAAGAAGTCCAGCCCCAACTGTAAG CTCACAGTTTATCTGGGGAAGCGAGACTTTGTAGATCACTCAGACCATGTAGATCCAGTAG tgGGAGTGCTCCTTGTAGATCCAGAGTATCTGAAAGATCGAAAAG TGTTTATGAGTCTGACCTGTGCGTTCCGTTATGGTCGGGAGGACCTGGATGTCCTGGGCCTTTCCTTCAGGAAGGATCTGTACATCAGCACCTTCCAGGCCTTCCCTCCCCTGCAGGAGAACAAGAAACCTCTGAGCCGTCTGCAGGAGAGGCTGCTGAAGAAGCTTGGTCAGCATGCCTACCCCTTCAACTTCACT ATCCCCCAGAACCTGCCCTGCTCAGTGACCCTCCAGCCAGGCCCAGAGGACACTGGGAAAGCGTGTGGTGTGGACTATGAGCTTCAAGCGTTTTGTGCCAAGACTGTGGAGGAGAAGATCCACCAAAG gaactCTGTGCATTTGGTAATCCGGAAGGTTCAGTACGCCCCAGAGAAGCCGGGTCCACAGCCGATAGTGGAGACCAGCCGTAGCTTCCTGATGTCTGATAGATCTCTTCACCTGGAGGTCTCACTGGATAAGGAG cTGTACTACCATGGTGAGCCCATCAGTGTTAATGTCCACGTCACCAACAACTCCACTAAGACTGTTAAGCGGGTGAAGATTTCTG tTCGTCAATATGCTGATATCTGTCTGTTCTCCACGGCCCAGTATAAGTGTGCAGTAGCCCAGGTTGAAGCAGA TGACCAGGTTTCTCCCAGCTCCACCCTCTGCCAGGTCTACACTCTGACCCCCATGCTGGGTACCAACAGGGAAAAGAGAGGCCTGGCCCTGGATGGAAAGCTAAAGCATGAAGACACCAacctggcctccagcaccat agtaAAAGAAGGGTGTAACAAGGAGATGATGGGGATCATGGTTTCCTACAGAGTCAAAGTCAAACTGGTGGTGTCTCTTGGAGG ggaTGTAGCAGTGGAGCTTCCTTTCGTCCTGATGCATCCCAAACCTACAGAGCAGCCCAGCTCCCAACAACAGTCAG TTGCTCCAAAGGCTGATGCTCCCGTGGATACAAACCTCATAGAGTTTGAGATGAa TAGTACCTCTCCGGGTGATGACCTAGTGTTTGAAGACTTTGCTAGACTGCGGTTAACGGGAATGAAGGATGAGGACGACCCATTCTGTTAG